One Pleuronectes platessa chromosome 9, fPlePla1.1, whole genome shotgun sequence genomic region harbors:
- the LOC128448419 gene encoding disabled homolog 1 — MKGFDAAARRQGKHKQRVWLKVFSSGLKILDERSRAVLHDHERSRISSLTKDESDPRALAYVYQHQDTYSLFYIKMANLAEPVLADIKEVCQCEDQEMPQEPAETQTQGSLLVLNDSSSSPAEAPAFEGVFSPRPESSPGRSQQVSPRNELMEVFSIQMDEPMSPTDSSCTSQPDSPQPTLSTSQILSMFPTQPPGGSPYSSPPYYPTSVPWGQNVLPGNQWAGPAMAPWPTTPGNMAAWPPAAIIAPPAGSPHGMLTSQPGVMWGGSTPSSPTTANGYASPVNSINVPSGATGSMQSVSTSLDQNLLL, encoded by the exons ATGAAA ggctTCGATGCAGCTGCAAGGAGACAGGGGAAACACAAGCAGAGAGTTTGGCTGAAAGTTTTCTCCAGCGGCCTGAAAATCCTGGATGAGAGGAGCCGG GCTGTACTTCACGACCACGAGAGGAGCCGGATCAGCTCTTTGACAAAAGATGAGTCGGACCCCAGAGCTCTGGCCTACGTCTACCAGCACCAAGACACCTACAGCCTCTTCTACATCAAGATGGCTAACCTG GCAGAGCCAGTCCTGGCCGACATCAAAGAGGTTTGTCAGTGTGAGGACCAAGAGATGCCACAGgaacctgcagagacacagacacaa GGCTCCTTACTGGTTCTAAATGACAGTTCATCCTCTCCAGCTGAG GCCCCAGCTTTTGAGGGTGTGTTCAGTCCGCGACCGGAGTCTTCACCGGGACGATCCCAGCAG gtCTCTCCCAGAAATGAGCTGATGGAAGTTTTCTCCATCCAGATGGACGAGCCGATGTCACCCACCGACAGCAGCTGCACCAGTCAACCTG ATTCTCCTCAGCCAACACTCTCCACCTCTCAGATCCTCTCCATGTTCCCCactcagccaccagggggctctcCATACTCCTCTCCACCATACTATCCTACCTCCGTGCCCTGGGGCCAGAATGTTTTGCCAGGAAACCAGTGGGCAGGTCCAGCTATGGCGCCCTGGCCAACCACGCCTGGCAACATGGCTGCATGGCCGCCAGCAGCCATCatagcgccccctgcaggcagcCCTCACGGCATGCTGACCTCTCAGCCAGGGGTCATGTGGGGAGGCAGCACACCTTCTTCACCCACCACTGCCAACGGTTACGCTTCACCTGTAAACTCCATCAATGTCCCCAGTGGAGCCACAGGATCAATGCAGTCAGTATCCACTAGTTTGGACCAAAATCTGCTCCTGtga
- the si:ch73-40i7.2 gene encoding FYN-binding protein 1 yields MEESVDVKALRTRFTNKVSTFENSSRDSGSPKSPRPGFGRGILPVTEHNLSHHRLSPVLPPPSTGPGPLRLPRPEPLASSIPSTPPSIPRPPFSSGVRAPVPPPDTGKVKQKGEMLQNMMLRHQRPPGLRPAQIQALLPPASPASASTAAPLPLRPRPKQRSAAEVTPLRRPLPPDGPLPLKPKRPPNVYLEPFMRFSRGPALPAMRKIESSPVSGATKMSSPGVINPLVPPPRPSKPGRLPCPVASSDIDDDQDTYDDIASFERNESLSDNSSHCVDGEMEDIYEFIDGDQLEETQENPVKMNKKQAQKQQEREKKERIERQKKENELKKNFQLQGEIEVLHIAKVRHDWQGGGKLDLGVQQGESVEILRVRDNPGGKWLARSLTGNYGYISNTCVDVDYEAVKRKVLQSQKRSVLPPPPPDPPQMLNMDNDSMSQDEDDYDDVQPLTEDFPPPPPEISIDPKAEKELRKRFKLEGPFSVLHVMMVDPNCIIKKPKGKDLHVSQGDVLEIIQLTNSKKALCRDGLGKFGYVSRSLLLPLEGDIYDDVHYPCDIYDNDSPNTDN; encoded by the exons ATG GAGGAGAGCGTTGATGTCAAGGCTCTGCGGACGCGGTTCACCAACAAGGTCAGCACCTTCGAGAACAGCAGCCGAGACAGCGGCTCCCCAAAGTCTCCACGGCCTGGGtttgggagagggatcctcccGGTGACGGAGCACAACCTGTCCCATCACAGACTgtctcctgtccttcctcctccttcgaCTGGCCCGGGTCCGCTGAGGTTGCCCAGGCCAGAACCATTGGCCTCCTCCATCCCTTCCacacctccctccatccctcggCCGCCTTTCAGTTCTGGGGTCAGAGCGCCCGTCCCGCCACCAGACACGGGGAAGGTGAAGCAGAAGGGGGAGATGCTCCAGAACATGATGCTGAGGCACCAGAGGCCTCCAGGCCTCAGACCAGCCCAGATTCAAGCTCTGCTTCCACCTGCTTCCCCTGCATCTGCTTCCACCGCCGCCCCCCTACCGCTCCGACCGCGTCCCAAACAGAGGAGCGCCGCGGAGGTGACCCCGCTGAGGAGGCCCCTGCCCCCTGATGGGCCACTGCCCTTGAAGCCAAAGCGACCTCCGAATGTCTACCTGGAGCCTTTTATGAGATTCAGCCGAGGACCTGCCCTTCCTGCTATGAGGAAAATTGAAA GTTCGCCAGTTTCAGGAGCCACGAAAATGTCTTCACCAGGAGTGATCAATCCTCTGGTACCGCCGCCCCGCCCCAGCAAACCAGGCAGACTGCCGTGCCCGGTCGCCTCTTC AGACATTGATGATGACCAGGACACCTATGATGACATTGCAAGTTTTGAGAGGAACG aATCCTTGAGTGACAACAGTTCGCACTGTGTGGACGGG GAGATGGAAGATATATATGAGTTTATTGATGG GGACCAGttggaggagacacaggaaaatCCTGTGAAGATGAACAAGAAACAAGCTCAAAAGCAACAGGAACGAGAGAAGAAAGAACGGATAGAGCGTCAGAAAAAAGAGAACGAGCTGAAGAAGAACTTTCAG TTACAAGGGGAGATTGAGGTTCTTCATATAGCCAAAGTCCGACATGATTGGCAGGGAGGAGGGAAACTGGACCTTGGCGTACAACAAGGCGAAAGTGTGGAGATCCTACGAGTGAGAGATAATCCAGGAGGCAAATGGTTGGCTCGTTCTctgactggaaact ACGGATACATCAGCAACACGTGTGTGGACGTTGACTATGAGGCAGTGAAGCGCAAAGTGCTCCAGTCCCAAAAAAGATCAGTGTTACCGCCACCACCTCCTGACCCCCCACAGATGTTAAATATGGACAATGACAG CATGAGTCAAGATGAAG ATGACTATGATGATGTTCAACCATTAACTGAGGAtttccccccaccaccacctgagATAAG CATAGATCCCAAAGCTGAGAAGGAGCTAAGAAAAAGATTCAAG TTGGAAGGGCCATTCAGCGTCCTGCACGTAATGATGGTGGATCCTAACTGCATCATAAAGAAGCCAAAAGGGAAGGATCTCCATGTGTCTCAGGGAGATGTCCTGGAAATCATCCAGCTCACCAACAGCAAGAAAGCTCTGTGTCGCGACGGGTTAGGAAAAT TTGGTTACGTATCCAGATCGCTTCTTCTTCCATT GGAAGGAGACATATATGACGATGTTCACTACCCATGTG ATATCTATGACAACGACTCTCCGAATACTGATAAttga
- the pex11g gene encoding peroxisomal membrane protein 11C, whose translation MQQSVEALVRLLESYRGRDRVIRTVCYSSQLVGGVLSRKAETDVSFQRLGKSLLLFSAQLSQCRTVLRLFDDLSMLAYSHSYGFGAEEEDSGVRWISVLNNVADQLYYPCEHIAWAGNAELVKVNSDKWWLFSTVLWGTSLLLGILRSTRLLLLLKKKLNRCGRDAADNSQAQLHNRMRGEVLSILSKMADLSNAVHWMPPGFLWAGRFPSWLVGLMGTFSSVIGLINTSAGD comes from the exons atgcagcagagtgtggaggCGCTGGTCCGCCTGCTGGAGTCCTACAGGGGAAGAGACAGAGTT ATCAGGACGGTCTGTTATAGCTCCCAGCTCGTTGGAGGAGTTCTCTCCCGTAAGGCTGAGACCGACGTCTCGTTCCAGCGACTCGGGAAAAGTCTGCTTCTGTTTTCTGCTCAGCTGAGTCAGTGCAGGACGGTGCTGAGGCTGTTCGATGATCTCTCCATGCTGGCCTACTCCCACAGCTATGGGTTCGGAGCTGAG GAGGAGGACTCAGGTGTGCGTTGGATTTCTGTGCTGAACAATGTGGCCGATCAGCTCTATTACCCCTGTGAACACATCGCTTGGGCCGGCAACGCTGAGCTGGTGAAAGTGAACTCTGACAAATGGTGGCTGTTCAGCACGGTGCTATGGGGAACCTCGCTGCTGCTGGGAATACTCAG gtcCACTCGACTTCTGCTGCttctgaagaagaagctgaacaGATGTGGGAGGGACGCAGCTGACAACAG TCAAGCTCAGCTCCACAACCGAATGCGAGGGGAGGTTCTCTCCATCCTCAGCAAAATGGCTGACCTCAGTAACGCCGTTCACTGGATGCCGCCTGGCTTCCTCTGGGCTGGTCGATTCCCCAGCTGGTTGGTGGGGCTGATGGGCACCTTCTCCTCTGTGATTGGTTTGATCAATACGAGCGCTGGTGACTGA